A portion of the Punica granatum isolate Tunisia-2019 chromosome 7, ASM765513v2, whole genome shotgun sequence genome contains these proteins:
- the LOC116213204 gene encoding uncharacterized protein LOC116213204: protein MGRRCEVAVICHDVKLLKERFNSGVSLSKSISFGQTSCILASSSSSINSSVSSDRIPDYGETCKAPNDSSLESSIDGSSSRKESEDKNIAGAEQKELSDEGWELYEN from the exons ATGGGCAGGAG ATGTGAGGTTGCAGTTATATGTCATGACGTGAAGCTGCTGAAGGAGAGATTCAACTCGGGTGTTTCTCTCAGCAAGTCTATTTCCTTTGGGCAAACAAGTTGCATCTTAGCATCCTCGAGCTCGTCCATCAATAGCAGTGTATCCTCAGATCGAATTCCTGATTATGGAGAGACCTGCAAAGCTCCAAATGATAGTAGCCTGGAATCGTCAATTGATGGTTCATCCTCACGAAAGGAATCAGAAGACAAGAACATCGCTGGAGCAGAGCAAAAAGAGCTATCGGATGAAGGGTGGGAGCTCTATGAGAATTGA
- the LOC116214901 gene encoding 30S ribosomal protein S21, chloroplastic-like, whose product MASLSTNFLSFMAPRSPPRLTLPPPSQLPRIRGCSAAFAAPDGLSLSSASLAVANPALAHSNTLFFSGYNVQVVVDDNEPEERLLNRFRREVMRAGVIQECKRRRFYENKQDEKKRKSREAAKRNRRRRSISRNFTPSKPEIPANKKNDDDEDNWDLPEDGAIPY is encoded by the exons atGGCAAGCTTATCCACCAACTTCCTCTCCTTCATGGCCCCGCGGTCTCCTCCCCGCCTCACCCTCCCGCCGCCGTCTCAGCTGCCCAGAATCAGGGGCTGCTCTGCGGCCTTCGCTGCCCCGGATGGCCTCTCCCTCTCGTCGGCGTCGCTCGCGGTGGCGAATCCGGCGCTCGCGCACTCCAACACGCTATTCTTCAGTGGGTACAATGTGCAGGTCGTGGTGGACGACAACGAGCCGGAGGAGCGGCTGCTCAACCGGTTCAGGCGGGAGGTGATGAGGGCCGGCGTCATTCAGGAGTGCAAGCGCCGCCGCTTCTACGAGAACAAGCAGGACGAGAAGAAGCGCAAGTCCCGTGAGGCCGCTAAGCGCAACCGCCGGAG ACGATCAATATCGAGAAATTTCACACCGAGCAAGCCGGAAATCCCGGCAAACAAGaagaatgatgatgatgaagacaACTGGGATCTTCCTGAGGATGGTGCGATTCCCTACTGA
- the LOC116214900 gene encoding uncharacterized protein LOC116214900 encodes MSPHLLSFPASYPVINCRVLTAPPPRSFPSTSASLPPLSSSSSSSALQCPHFESCSGCSHELNLHRPVVVDEAADFFKSFGVSDFTFDSCRLWEWRCRAKLAVRGSSLNPLIGLYEEGTHNVVDIPQCKAHHPNINACVELLRKGIRQLNIEPYDEDQWTGDLRYVLMAVTTYNTSLPASERYRNGRVQVSLVWNSRNEKSTNAEKLNELASFLWRNGGSKSKVPLIHSVWANFQTSTNNVIFGNRWRHLLGEREFWENVGGIDVSVDPSSFAQANTQAFENLLRKLQKYVPYGASVTDLYAGAGVIGLSLAATRKCRSVKCVEINKESKQSFEKTVERLPKLVDGSISWHQADTSVKPSSWLMGSDVVVVDPPRKGLEPSLIDALQTIASVERKERRPPSESDSPEDKEEKRPWILRAREASVQVGKDLSSETNKQLVPKTLIYISCGWESFKEDCKALVANKAWHLEKAHGFNFFPGTRSIEVLAIFKRGPRVQLKKKKTKKEKKKRL; translated from the exons ATGTCTCCTCACCTCCTCTCCTTTCCGGCGTCCTATCCAGTCATCAACTGCCGCGTATTGACGGCCCCGCCTCCGCGCTCTTTTCCTTCAACCTCCGCCTCGCTGCCGCcactctcctcctcctcctcctcctctgcaCTCCAGTGCCCTCACTTTGAGTC GTGCTCGGGCTGCTCTCACGAGCTCAATCTCCACCGCCCTGTGGTCGTGGACGAGGCCGCGGATTTCTTCAAGAGCTTCGGGGTCTCCGATTTCACGTTCGACAGTTGCAGACTG TGGGAATGGAGGTGCCGTGCGAAACTGGCCGTTCGCGGCTCTTCGTTGAATCCCCTCATCGGACTCTATGAAGAAGGCACACACAACGTAGTCGATATTCCTCAATGTAAAG CACATCATCCTAATATCAATGCTTGTGTGGAACTGTTGAGAAAAG GCATTAGACAGCTGAATATAGAACCATATGATGAGGATCAGTGGACAGGTGATCTGCGATACGTACTG ATGGCTGTGACCACATATAATACGTCTCTCCCTGCATCAGAAAGATATCGAAATG GAAGAGTTCAAGTTTCTCTTGTTTGGAATTCGCGGAACGAAAAATCAACCAATGCAGAAAAGTTGAATGAGTTGGCTTCT TTTCTATGGAGGAATGGTGGGTCTAAAAGCAAAGTCCCATTGATTCATTCCGTGTGGGCTAATTTTCAGACATCAACAAACAAT GTTATTTTTGGAAACAGATGGAGACATCTATTAGGAGAGAGGGAGTTCTGGGAAAATGTTGGTGGCATTGATGTTTCAGTAGATCCATCAAGTTTTGCTCAAGCGAATACGCAG GCTTTTGAAAACTTACTTCGGAAGCTGCAGAAGTATGTTCCTTATGGCGCATCAGTTACTGATCTGTATGCAGGAGCTGGTGTGATTGGATTGTCTCTAGCTGCCACTAGAAAATGCAG GTCAGTGAAATGCGTGGAGATAAATAAAGAGTCGAAGCAATCTTTCGAGAAGACAGTTGAGCGCTTGCCAAAGTTGGTGGATGGAAGCATCAGTTGGCATCAAGCTGACACTTCAGTT AAACCTAGTTCTTGGCTCATGGGATCAGATGTGGTCGTGGTCGATCCTCCTAGAAAGGGACTGGAACCTTCACTAATCGATGCATTACAGACAATTGCTTCAgttgaaagaaaggaaaggagacCACCATCTGAGAG TGATTCTCCTGAAGACAAGGAGGAAAAGAGACCGTGGATACTTCGGGCAAGGGAAGCTTCAGTTCAAGTCGGAAAGGATTTAAGTTCAGAGACTAATAAACAGTTGGTACCGAAAACCCTTATCTATATAAGCTGTGGCTGGGAAAGCTTTAAAGAG GATTGTAAGGCTTTGGTAGCTAACAAGGCATGGCACTTGGAAAAAGCCCATGGATTCAACTTTTTCCCTGGCACACGGAG CATAGAAGTTTTGGCCATCTTCAAGAGAGGACCGAGGGTGCAGcttaagaagaagaaaaccaagaaggaaaagaagaaacggTTGTGA
- the LOC116214819 gene encoding AAA-ATPase ASD, mitochondrial-like: protein MRITMSNLMGGFWASLGSTVASMMFFWAIFQHYVPEQLRAFVKRQVQKLLNLFYPYVQITFQENSDDDVLRRGEVFSLVETYLGSCFASGQAKRLRANYIKNSRSIRLTLDDYEEVIDTFHGVRLWWSSTKTYPTTTTVSVYPSSNSDYIRSFRLTFHHSHRELVTGTYLNHVLEEAKAARLKNRQRKLFTNGAGGTWHGYNKSKWCHVAFEHPATFETLAMDPKKKQDIMNDLVTFTKAKDYYAKIGKTWKRGYLLYGPPGTGKSTMIPAMANLLSYDVYDLEITAVKDNTELRKLLIETTSKSIIVIEDIDCSLDLTRQRKMVEANSVEKSGTTQASAADPVKAEKENEKDGSKVTLLGLLNMIDGLWSACDGERLIVFTTNFLDKLDPALTWRGRMDMHIEMSYCRFEAFKVLVKNYWDLSEHCVFGTIEKLLEEIDMTPADVSENLMPKSANDNAETCLMTLINALEKTNEASKVKTNAEQVRGEDVADQQHG from the coding sequence ATGAGGATCACGATGAGCAATCTGATGGGGGGTTTCTGGGCTTCTCTGGGCTCGACAGTCGCGAGCATGATGTTTTTCTGGGCGATATTCCAGCATTACGTGCCCGAGCAGCTCCGCGCCTTCGTCAAGCGCCAAGTCCAGAAGCTGCTCAACCTGTTCTATCCCTACGTCCAGATCACGTTCCAGGAAAATAGCGATGATGATGTGCTCAGGCGTGGGGAGGTCTTCTCCCTCGTCGAGACTTACCTCGGCTCCTGTTTTGCCTCGGGCCAGGCCAAGCGCCTCAGGGCCAACTACATCAAAAACAGCCGCTCCATTCGTCTCACCCTTGACGACTACGAGGAGGTCATCGACACTTTCCATGGCGTCCGGCTCTGGTGGTCCTCTACCAAGACCTACCCCACGACCACCACCGTATCTGTCTACCCCAGCTCCAACTCTGATTACATCAGGTCCTTTCGGCTCACCTTTCACCACTCCCACCGGGAGCTCGTCACCGGGACGTACCTGAACCACGTCCTGGAGGAGGCCAAGGCTGCCCGGTTGAAGAACCGCCAGAGGAAGCTCTTCACCAATGGTGCGGGTGGGACATGGCATGGCTACAACAAGAGCAAGTGGTGCCACGTGGCTTTCGAGCATCCCGCGACTTTCGAGACCCTGGCCATGGACCCAAAGAAGAAGCAGGACATCATGAACGACCTTGTCACTTTCACCAAGGCGAAAGACTACTACGCAAAGATCGGGAAGACTTGGAAGCGGGGCTACCTACTCTATGGTCCACCGGGGACTGGGAAATCCACCATGATTCCTGCCATGGCCAACCTCCTGAGCTATGACGTCTATGACCTCGAGATCACTGCTGTCAAGGACAACACAGAGCTGCGAAAGCTGCTGATTGAAACAACGAGCAAGTCCATCATCGTGATCGAGGACATAGACTGCTCCCTGGACCTCACTAGGCAGAGGAAGATGGTGGAGGCTAACTCAGTGGAGAAGTCGGGGACGACTCAGGCGAGCGCTGCCGACCCGGTGAAGGCAGAGAAGGAGAACGAGAAGGATGGGAGCAAGGTTACCCTCTTGGGGCTTCTGAACATGATTGACGGACTGTGGTCGGCCTGTGATGGGGAGAGGCTCATAGTTTTCACGACCAACTTCTTGGATAAGCTGGACCCGGCCCTCACCTGGAGGGGGAGGATGGACATGCACATTGAGATGTCCTACTGTCGTTTCGAGGCTTTCAAGGTCCTCGTGAAGAACTACTGGGATCTCAGTGAGCACTGCGTCTTCGGCACCATCGAGAAACTGCTGGAAGAAATCGATATGACTCCTGCCGATGTCTCTGAGAATCTGATGCCTAAGTCTGCCAACGACAATGCGGAGACGTGCTTGATGACTCTAATTAATGCTCTTGAGAAGACCAACGAAGCATCGAAGGTGAAGACCAACGCAGAACAAGTTCGAGGAGAAGATGTTGCGGACCAACAACACGGATGA
- the LOC116214475 gene encoding LOW QUALITY PROTEIN: formate dehydrogenase, chloroplastic/mitochondrial-like (The sequence of the model RefSeq protein was modified relative to this genomic sequence to represent the inferred CDS: inserted 3 bases in 2 codons), producing MERTDYFDSPTDSYSMGTKLVMLALESISGGMPRIWTQYDMESNLTSLRDIIPSHSGLIIILAISWLWDIEIFELNISNRERSSSVGSIGFGISCGCSDVFESRVKVVTMVKILVDDVPLDDVPSVIGNYHICVVKNKRLAADILSRAKQMKLVMQFGVGLEGVDIDAATKLGIKVARIPGDVTGNAASCAEIAIYLMLGLLRKQNEMEVSVKQKKLGEPTGDTLLGKTVFILGSGKIGMDLAKRLRPFGVNIIATKRIWSSNNQVVSASASPVQDGIGDDLVDEKGXHDEIYEFAKKADIVVCCLRMNKETAGIVNERFISSMEKGVLLINIARGVLLDYEAVKQNLESGQLXGLRHGCCRTEPFDPDDPILKFKNVILTPHVAGITEHSVRSMAKVVGDAALHLHAGASLPVIEFVN from the exons ATGGAAAGGACAGATTACTTCGATTCCCCGACTGACTCCTACTCGATGGGAACCAAGTTGGTGATGTTGGCTTTGGAGAGCATCTCAGGTGGAATGCCACGGATCTGGACCCAGTACGATATGGAGTCAAATCTGACTTCTTTGAGGGATATAATCCCTAGTCACAGCGGGCTAATCATCAT ATTAGCGATCTCCTGGTTGTGGGACATTGAGATCTTTGAACTGAACATATCCAACAGGGAGAGATCGAGCTCAGTGGGCTCCATCGGTTTTGGGATATCTTGTGGGtgcagtgatgtgtttgaaAGCAGAGTCAAGGTTGTGACAATGGTGAAAATTCTG GTTGATGATGTGCCCCTAGATGATGTTCCCAGTGTCATCGGAAACTACCACATTTGTGTTGTGAAGAACAAGCGACTTGCTGCAGACATTCTGTCCCGAGCTAAGCAAATGAAGCTGGTGATGCAGTTTGGTGTTGGTCTTGAAG GTGTTGATATTGATGCTGCCACAAAATTGGGGATTAAAGTGGCTAGAATACCTGGTGACGTAACTGGAAATGCCGCTTCTTGTGCCGAGATAGCCATTTACTTGATGCTGGGTTTGCTCCGAAAACAA aatGAGATGGAAGTCTCAGTGAAGCAGAAGAAGCTTGGAGAGCCAACCGGTGACACACTGCTTGGGAAAACA GTATTCATATTGGGATCTGGAAAAATCGGAATGGATTTGGCGAAGCGATTGAGACCCTTTGGTGTCAATATCATAGCTACAAAACGTATATGGTCCTCGAACAATCAAG TTGTTTCAGCTTCAGCGTCTCCCGTTCAGGACGGCATAGGTGATGATTTAGTTGATGAGAAGG GTCATGATGAGATATACGAATTTGCAAAGAAGGCCGACATAGTAGTCTGTTGTTTGAGAATGAACAAAGAAACA GCTGGCATCGTGAACGAGAGATTCATATCATCGATGGAGAAG GGTGTCCTTCTGATAAATATTGCCCGAGGGGTTCTCCTGGACTATGAGGCGGTCAAGCAGAACCTTGAATCGGGTCAGCT AGGGCTTAGGCATGGATGTTGTCGGACTGAACCGTTCGATCCTGATGACCCAATTCTGAAATTCAAAAACGTTATCCTTACTCCTCATGTTGCTGGGATCACGGAACATTCCGTCAGATCCATGGCCAAG GTTGTTGGAGATGCGGCTCTTCATCTTCATGCTGGGGCTTCTCTGCCTGTAATAGAATTTGTCAATTAG